A window from Mycolicibacterium tokaiense encodes these proteins:
- a CDS encoding cold-shock protein, whose amino-acid sequence MPQGTVKWFNAEKGFGFIAPEDGSADVFVHYTEIQGSGFRTLEENQRVEFEVGQSPKGPQATGVRAV is encoded by the coding sequence ATGCCACAGGGAACTGTGAAGTGGTTCAACGCGGAGAAGGGCTTCGGCTTCATCGCCCCCGAGGACGGCTCCGCTGATGTGTTCGTCCACTACACGGAAATCCAGGGTTCGGGCTTCCGCACCCTGGAAGAGAACCAGCGAGTCGAGTTCGAGGTCGGCCAGAGCCCCAAGGGCCCCCAGGCCACCGGCGTCCGCGCCGTCTGA
- the topA gene encoding type I DNA topoisomerase: MAGDGRENGGRSGGVRRLVIVESPTKARKIAQYLGSNYVVESSRGHIRDLPRAAADVPAKYKSEPWARLGVNVDADFEPLYIVSPEKKSTVTELKGLLKDVDELYLATDGDREGEAIAWHLLETLKPRIPVKRMVFHEITEPAIRAAAESPRDLDNDLVDAQETRRILDRLYGYEVSPVLWKKVAPKLSAGRVQSVATRIIVQRERERMAFRSAEYWDIAAELDASVSDPSAQPPVFNARLVTVDGLRVASGRDFDSLGAVRKPAEVTVLTQSSAGALVQGLQGATLAVSSVEEKPYTRKPYPPFMTSTLQQEAGRKLRFSSERTMSIAQRLYENGYITYMRTDSTTLSQSAINAARTQAAQLYGEQYVHPSPRQYTRKVKNAQEAHEAIRPAGDTFATPDGVRRELENDEFRLYELIWQRTVASQMADARGTTLSLRISGEASTGQQVTFAASGRTLTFAGFLKAYVESLDEQAGGEADDAERRLPNLTQGQRVQANQLTPDGHSTNPPARYTEASLIKALEELGIGRPSTYSSIIKTIQDRGYVHKKGSALVPSWVAFAVIGLLEHHFGRLVDYDFTAAMEDELDAIASGNEQRTNWLSNFYFGGDHGVDGSIARAGGLKKLVGGNLEEIDAREVNSIKLFDDTEGRAVNVRVGRNGPYLERMIDDPDNPGELKPQRANLNDELTPDELTLELAEKLFSTPQEGRSLGIDPESGHEIVAKDGRYGPYVTEVLPPPPDEPEDGVGAKKGKKPTGPKPRTGSLLRTMDLETVTLEDALKLLSLPRVVGVDPANGEEITAQNGRYGPYLKRGTDSRSLATEDQMFTITLDEALKIYAEPKRRGRQAAATPPLRELGNDAASGKPMVIKDGRFGPYVTDGETNASLRKGDDVLSITDERASELLADRRARGPVKKKAAAKKAPAKKTAAKKAPAKKAAKKA, translated from the coding sequence GTGGCTGGCGATGGCCGTGAGAACGGTGGCAGAAGCGGTGGGGTTCGGCGGCTCGTCATAGTCGAGTCGCCCACCAAGGCGCGCAAGATCGCCCAGTACCTGGGCTCCAACTATGTCGTGGAGTCTTCTCGTGGGCACATCCGCGATCTGCCCCGCGCGGCAGCCGACGTCCCCGCCAAGTACAAGTCCGAGCCCTGGGCCCGGCTGGGGGTCAACGTCGACGCCGACTTCGAGCCCCTCTACATCGTCTCTCCCGAGAAGAAGAGCACGGTCACCGAGCTCAAAGGCCTGCTGAAGGACGTTGACGAGCTCTACCTCGCGACGGACGGTGACCGCGAAGGCGAGGCCATCGCCTGGCACCTGCTGGAGACCCTGAAGCCGCGCATCCCGGTCAAACGGATGGTGTTCCACGAGATCACCGAGCCGGCCATCCGCGCTGCCGCGGAATCGCCGCGCGACCTGGACAACGACCTGGTGGATGCCCAGGAGACCCGGCGCATCCTGGACCGGCTCTACGGCTACGAAGTGTCGCCGGTGCTCTGGAAGAAGGTCGCGCCGAAGCTGTCCGCGGGCCGCGTGCAGTCGGTGGCCACCCGGATCATCGTGCAGCGCGAACGCGAGCGGATGGCGTTCCGCAGCGCCGAGTACTGGGACATCGCCGCCGAGCTGGATGCCAGCGTCTCCGATCCGTCCGCGCAGCCGCCGGTGTTCAACGCCCGGCTGGTGACCGTCGACGGTCTGCGGGTGGCCAGCGGCCGCGACTTCGACTCCCTGGGTGCGGTGCGCAAGCCTGCCGAGGTCACGGTGCTCACCCAGAGCAGCGCCGGTGCCCTGGTGCAGGGCCTACAGGGCGCCACGCTGGCGGTCTCGTCGGTGGAGGAGAAGCCTTACACCCGCAAGCCGTACCCGCCGTTCATGACCTCGACGCTGCAGCAGGAGGCCGGCCGCAAGCTGCGGTTCTCCTCCGAGCGCACCATGAGCATCGCCCAGCGGCTCTACGAGAACGGCTACATCACCTACATGCGTACCGACTCGACCACGCTGTCGCAGTCGGCCATCAACGCGGCCAGGACCCAGGCCGCGCAGCTCTACGGCGAGCAGTATGTGCACCCGTCGCCGCGGCAGTACACCCGCAAGGTGAAGAACGCCCAGGAGGCGCACGAGGCCATCCGCCCGGCCGGCGACACCTTTGCCACCCCGGATGGGGTGCGCCGCGAACTCGAGAACGACGAGTTCCGCCTCTACGAGCTGATCTGGCAGCGCACCGTCGCCTCCCAGATGGCCGATGCCCGCGGGACCACGCTGAGCCTGCGGATCTCCGGCGAGGCCAGCACCGGGCAGCAGGTCACCTTCGCGGCCAGTGGTCGCACGCTGACCTTCGCCGGCTTCCTGAAGGCCTACGTGGAGAGCCTGGACGAGCAGGCCGGCGGTGAGGCCGACGACGCCGAACGCCGGCTGCCCAATCTGACCCAGGGCCAGCGGGTGCAGGCCAACCAGCTGACCCCCGACGGGCACTCGACGAACCCGCCGGCGCGCTACACCGAGGCCTCGCTGATCAAGGCGCTCGAAGAGCTGGGCATCGGCCGGCCGTCGACGTACAGCTCGATCATCAAGACCATCCAGGACCGCGGCTACGTGCACAAAAAGGGCAGTGCCCTGGTGCCCTCGTGGGTGGCGTTTGCCGTGATCGGCTTGCTGGAGCATCATTTCGGGCGGCTGGTGGACTACGACTTCACCGCGGCCATGGAAGACGAACTGGACGCCATCGCCTCCGGCAACGAGCAGCGCACCAACTGGCTGTCCAATTTTTACTTCGGCGGCGATCACGGCGTGGACGGCTCGATCGCCCGCGCCGGCGGTCTGAAGAAGCTGGTGGGTGGCAACCTCGAGGAGATCGACGCCCGAGAGGTCAACTCCATCAAGCTCTTCGACGACACCGAAGGTCGCGCCGTCAATGTCAGGGTGGGTCGCAACGGGCCGTACCTCGAGCGCATGATCGACGACCCCGACAACCCGGGTGAACTGAAACCGCAGCGCGCCAACCTCAATGACGAGCTGACCCCCGACGAGCTGACGCTGGAGCTGGCCGAAAAGCTTTTCAGCACACCGCAGGAGGGCCGTTCGCTGGGTATCGACCCCGAGAGCGGGCACGAGATCGTCGCCAAGGACGGCCGTTACGGCCCGTACGTGACCGAGGTGCTGCCCCCGCCGCCGGACGAACCGGAAGACGGCGTCGGCGCCAAGAAGGGTAAGAAACCCACGGGGCCCAAGCCGCGCACCGGATCGCTGCTGCGCACCATGGATCTGGAGACCGTCACCCTCGAGGACGCGCTGAAGCTGCTCTCGCTGCCGCGCGTGGTGGGGGTGGACCCGGCCAATGGTGAGGAGATCACCGCGCAGAACGGCCGCTACGGCCCATACCTCAAGCGCGGCACCGACTCCCGCTCGCTGGCGACCGAGGACCAGATGTTCACCATCACCCTCGACGAGGCGCTGAAGATCTACGCCGAGCCCAAACGCCGTGGGCGCCAGGCCGCGGCGACGCCGCCCCTGCGAGAGCTGGGCAACGATGCGGCCTCCGGTAAGCCGATGGTGATCAAGGACGGCCGTTTCGGCCCCTACGTCACCGACGGTGAGACCAACGCCAGCCTGCGCAAGGGTGACGACGTGCTGTCGATCACCGACGAGCGGGCCTCGGAACTGCTGGCAGACCGTCGCGCCCGCGGCCCGGTGAAGAAGAAGGCCGCCGCGAAGAAAGCGCCGGCCAAGAAGACCGCGGCCAAGAAGGCTCCGGCGAAGAAAGCCGCCAAGAAGGCCTAG